From the Erpetoichthys calabaricus chromosome 12, fErpCal1.3, whole genome shotgun sequence genome, the window AattaaaatctgcagccactgtggcttttCAAGACTGAAGTTTAAAACCATTTATGTAAACTATTGCCTGAGGTAGACTTGTTCTGCTTCAGGGGTTTGCACTGACATTTGTCTAGTGCTGCTGCTTCCATCTCTCTGTTAGAAGAAGCAGATTTGAAAAATAcgtacatttaaaaatgattgtgtCTTGATTTCTTGGCCACCTTCATGtgcaaatgtaacaatttttTCCCCCCTTGTAGTGCTGTTGACTCTTTCAAATTGTACAGCAAAGTTAATAACATGCATAAACAGATTTAAACAATAAGatattcacataaataaaaagttgaaaaataCGTCCTGCTTCTATAATTCAAACAAAACAGGTGGTAagtctttttttccccactgtgcccCAAATATTTTTTCTCCATTCAAAACAACTGTTCTAATTTATCAAGCAGTAAATGGCACTCAGACCACACCATTAATTGTGAAAAAATTATCCCATTCCAATGTATTTCCTTataatgtgtgtatttttaagcatttatttGAAGCCTGCTGTACGCACATTTAATTTGTTACATATACCTACTTCTTAATTTTTATACAGATTCTTCTCCAAGTGAAGATTTAGAAGTTCATTACGGAAGAGAGGAATGTCAAAATGGAAAACCAAGATAGTATTTTCTGTGAAGGTGGGGGAAACATTGCTAAAGAGAAACACTTTCTAGGTAAAGTTAAGCATAGCCAGGCTTACATGGACAGCTGCATACAAGATGACTTGAAGCAAGAATTTGGCCTAACAAAAATGGAGAACAAGGATGAGAGCAATGTCCATGCTAAACAAGAGCATAATAATTCAAATTATGCTCTGACAAGAGAAGAGCTTTGTAAGGTTGAAATTTCTGCAGGTGATAAATTCAGACAAGAAGAGTGCCATCCTCATAATCAATGTGCTAAGAAAGAGCAGCTGGAAGAAAAAGTCAGTACCTCTCAAGCACTTTGCTCACAGATGGATCCAGTTTTCCCTAGTGTGATAAAGAATGCTGGTTCCCAAGGCAAAATTACTGACTGTGAAGAAGccttaataaacacaaaaaacagcCCATGCCCTAGTATAGAGTCTAGAAAGAGTTTGAATCAGTCAAGTAATTTAACAATGCACCAAAAGATTCGTACTGGAGAGAAACCAGCATGTGGGAAGGCCTTGAAATACTCAGGAACTCTTAAAACGCACCACCTTGGTCATGCTGAAGATAAGGTTTTCAGTTGTAAAGAATGTGGAGAGACATTCATATTTATAAGCAGTTTACTAAACCACCAGAAACTTCACGCTGGAGAGAAACCATCCATATACAACGAATATGGGGCGAGTTCTAGTGAAGCTGGAAAGTTAAATCAAAACCGAATTCACACACAAGCAAAACCTTTCTGTTGCAATGACTGTGGCATGACATTCCGTGAGTCTGGAGCGTTAAGAAAACACCAGAGGATCCATTTGGGAGGGAAGCCATACAGTTGTACTCTGTGCGGAAAGACCTTCAGTCAGTTAAGTAATTTGAAAACCCACAGGAAGTTACATTAAGGGAAAAATGTCAGACTATTGAAGTGAAATAATAACTTGGTATGAATATTGTAGAGCATAAGAGAATATActgaatatgtaaatattttttgccaaAGCACAATGTTAATAAATTGAGTCTTTGAACACACTGAAGTTTTAGATTGATCCTTGAAAGACCTATGACTCCCAGTCCCCATTAAAACACTTGTTCAGGTACAGGGTTGTAGGGAACCAGAACCTTTCTTAGCAATACACaaggggacaaggcaggaaccagtcctaaaTGTGCTTATTCGCATAACCATGGGTGCTTCTATAATCTCAGTTTAGAAGCACTGATCAGCTGAGCCGCAATGTGTTTGTATCATGAAAGGAAACTCATCTGGACACAAGGGAACATGGAATGGGTAATATTTTGTGAAGCGTGCATATagtaagatttgaacccaggactctggaactGTAGGACAGCAGCActaaagcactgtgatgtccttaAATGTATTGATTAGTATTCCATGCTGATATCCGCTCTTTAACAGGACACTCTATAGAGCAGCTTTAATTGATAGAACAGaatgcataaaattaaatgttcacCATAATTTGCTTTGCTTTGTCTGTATGGTCATGTAACTGTGTTTACACACATTTCTTATTTTGAACAGAAGGTGTCACTAAAGGATGAAACTGTAAGAAACTCATAAAGACAGCCAAgaagaacaaatgaaacaaagcaatgtacaataatgtatttttttttttttttgctgttaaccTTATCATACATACAGGTCTGTGAAGCATAAAATACACAATGTTGCTCCTCATCTTCTTTACCAAGAATCTATTTTATAAACTGATTGAATTGTAACAAAGAGTTCTATGTAACTTGGAAAGGGGTCACTAGCTTTAGTTAACTTTTTTTGTTACAGTTCAGAACCCTTAATAGTCTATTTTAGTTCCAAACAACTGCATTAAGATTTTAATTGCTGCTTGTTTTCTTAAGCTAAGCTAAGGTGAGGTGAAATGACAAAGGCCAACCCTGTGGCTCCATTTCAACCTGTGTTTATGCATTATGCAAGCACCTGTGTTATacagtgttttgaaataaatgagagagaagggaaggactaCTATGTACAATCCCACACCACAAAACATActgataatgttctcagaaaatgaaaaatcttcaATGTGGTGAAGAATGGTTTTGGAAGaataaaagcactaacaagctgTATTAAGTAAATTCTCTATCTGCTTTGCTTGGCTTTTAACtacaaaactggttggaatgaaaaaaccTGCACCCAGCGCAGACCTCCACAACTGGAATTGAGTACCctgtttagttgtttttgttaaggtttattgttttttttgtttttcttcacttttttttccctctggcAGGCAgagcacttttttgttttttactttcagtaTCCTGCATTCCCC encodes:
- the LOC114644569 gene encoding zinc finger protein 879-like; its protein translation is MENQDSIFCEGGGNIAKEKHFLGKVKHSQAYMDSCIQDDLKQEFGLTKMENKDESNVHAKQEHNNSNYALTREELCKVEISAGDKFRQEECHPHNQCAKKEQLEEKVSTSQALCSQMDPVFPSVIKNAGSQGKITDCEEALINTKNSPCPSIESRKSLNQSSNLTMHQKIRTGEKPACGKALKYSGTLKTHHLGHAEDKVFSCKECGETFIFISSLLNHQKLHAGEKPSIYNEYGASSSEAGKLNQNRIHTQAKPFCCNDCGMTFRESGALRKHQRIHLGGKPYSCTLCGKTFSQLSNLKTHRKLH